Genomic window (Sulfurovum sp. NBC37-1):
GGTTCAGAACAGTTTCGCTTTCCGTTCCTCCGATCCGCTGCTGGACATCAAACTGCTGCAGCTCTACAAGCTTTTCGATGCGACACTCTCGGCAGCACTTTTCGGAGATCTGGAACTCTGAATATGAGATTGATCAGCCAGGTACTCATCACCAACGATATCGAAGGTACGATATCTGCACTTGAATCCGCCGCAACGACAGAGCGTATCGTCAAGATACTGGAAGGCGAAAAAGCTTTTTCTGTCGATGATGCCAGGCTGGCCATCGAAAAAGCCTATATGGCGAGCGAAGAGACAACAGTCATCATCCTTGCAGCCAAGATATTCACGACTATCGTACAGAATAAACTGCTTAAGGTCATCGAAGAGCCTCCCACCAAAAAAGAGTTCATTCTTATTACGCCAAGCAAAGCAACCATTCTTTCTACCATCCGTTCCCGTCTGCCTATTGTCATTCTCAATGAAGAAAAAATAGAGACAGATCTGGGACTGGACCTGCCGCAGCTCAGTCTGGCAACGGCTTATGAATTCATTCAGTCCCATAAACGTACCGATGCCAAAGCGATGAAGCTCCTGATAGAGAACATTTCCAAAGAGGCGATACGGTCACAGCAGTATGATCTGGATGAAAAGACACTGGCACTTTTTTCCAATGCTTTTGTAGCGTTGGATGTAGGGTCGCCTCCGCAGTTCGTTTTGACGACATTGCTGTTGAAACTTCTGGCAAGAAAAAAACGGTAAAATAATTATATTTGTTTTTTTGTATTTCCTTTTATTTGACTTGAGGCGTTGTTTCTCTCTTCATTTTTTTTAGAAAAAAACGAAGCAAAAAAATCGTCATCCCTCTCGAATCGCTTCGCTTACAATGGCGTTCGGGATGACAAGAGGCACGCATTCGCGTGATTTACATGGAGGAGTTGTCTATATGCATATTTATAAACTTGGTACGATTTCCGATAAAAAGAAAGCCTTAAAAACACTTGGTGTGGAGAGCGGCGGCATTGCCATTATGGCAAAGAAGATGGAGCTTTTCTATTTCTATATCAAGGACCTCAAAACCCCGGCAGCGAACATTCTCAAGCAGGATGCTTTGAGCATTGGTGCGGAGCTGGCGGTGCCGGGCGGGGTCATTACCTGTGAGAAACCGCTGCATGACTGCATACTCATCGGTACGAAAAAGCATATGGAGACTCTTTCGCGAAAAGAGCTGGCACAGCCTTTCGGGCTGAAAACACTGGCACATCAGCTGAAGGCATTCCTCTCCCTGCCCTCATTCCCGACAAAGATCATGGGTGTTATCAATGCCAATGACGACAGTTTTTTTGCGGGCAGCAGGTTTCAGAATGATGAAGCCGTAGCACGTATTGAAAGTATGATAGAAGAGGGTGCAGAACTCATCGATATCGGGGCGGTCTCTTCCCGTCCCGGGGCGCAAACGGTGAGTACAGGTGAGGAGATGGCACGCATCAAGCCGATCTGTGATGCCGTAGGGCAGAGCGGCTTGGCGGACAAAGCGGTCTTTTCCATTGACAGCTATACTCCTGAAGTGGTGGAGTATGCCCTGCAGAACGGTTTCTCCCTTGTCAACGACATTACCGGAGCAGCAGATGAAAAGATCATCTCGCTGGCAGTTGAATACGGTGCAAGACTCTGCATTATGCATATGCAGGGAACACCACAGACCATGCAAAAGAGTCCGAAATATGAGGATGTGATGGTCGAGGTGGATGCTTTCTTTGCCGAGCGTATTGCCAAATGTGAAACGATGGGAATGAAGCGGGAAAACATCATTCTCGATGTAGGTATCGGTTTTGGCAAAACCCTGGAGCATAATCTGACTCTTTTGAAGAACCTGGGGCATTTCAGCCATTTTGGCTGCGAAGTGCTTATCGGTGCCAGTCGAAAATCAATGATAGACAAGATCATACCTGCAAGTACGGAAGAAAGGTTGCCCGGTACACTGGTCTTGCATCTCAAAGCGGTGGAGAACGGGGCATCCATCGTCCGCTGTCA
Coding sequences:
- a CDS encoding DNA polymerase III subunit delta', which encodes MRLISQVLITNDIEGTISALESAATTERIVKILEGEKAFSVDDARLAIEKAYMASEETTVIILAAKIFTTIVQNKLLKVIEEPPTKKEFILITPSKATILSTIRSRLPIVILNEEKIETDLGLDLPQLSLATAYEFIQSHKRTDAKAMKLLIENISKEAIRSQQYDLDEKTLALFSNAFVALDVGSPPQFVLTTLLLKLLARKKR
- the folP gene encoding dihydropteroate synthase; amino-acid sequence: MHIYKLGTISDKKKALKTLGVESGGIAIMAKKMELFYFYIKDLKTPAANILKQDALSIGAELAVPGGVITCEKPLHDCILIGTKKHMETLSRKELAQPFGLKTLAHQLKAFLSLPSFPTKIMGVINANDDSFFAGSRFQNDEAVARIESMIEEGAELIDIGAVSSRPGAQTVSTGEEMARIKPICDAVGQSGLADKAVFSIDSYTPEVVEYALQNGFSLVNDITGAADEKIISLAVEYGARLCIMHMQGTPQTMQKSPKYEDVMVEVDAFFAERIAKCETMGMKRENIILDVGIGFGKTLEHNLTLLKNLGHFSHFGCEVLIGASRKSMIDKIIPASTEERLPGTLVLHLKAVENGASIVRCHDVKEHRQALAVLQALL